DNA sequence from the Phoenix dactylifera cultivar Barhee BC4 chromosome 13, palm_55x_up_171113_PBpolish2nd_filt_p, whole genome shotgun sequence genome:
AACAAATGCAGCTGAGAAGCAATGCGTCGTGGGGAGCGATGGTTGATGCATGCATCGAACATGGGAAGGTGTTTGATGGTTTGAAGTTGTTCCGGGAGATGCGGAGCTTGGGTGTTGACCCTAGCAATGCCACGTTGGTTAGCATCCTGAGTGGCTGTGCGGAGCAAGGGGACTTGGTCAGCGGTCGAGCCGTGCATGGCCATATCGCGGCGAGTGGATTGGAGCTCAATGTCACTCTCGGGACGAGCCTTGCTGATATGTACTCCAAGAACGGGGCGATTGAGACAGCCATGGAGGTGTTCTCGGCGATGCCGGTGAGGACTGTGGCTTCATGGAATTGCCTCATCCATGGGATGGCTATCAATGGCCATGCAGCTGGAGCCAAATGCTTGTTTGAAGAGATGCTGCTGGAAGGAGATGTCTGCCCGAATGAAGTGACTTTTCTTGCCATTCTGATTGCGTGCAGCCATGCAGGGCTGATAGAAGATGGCGTCGAGTATTTTTCGCTCATGAGCAAGGCCTACGGCATGGTGCcgaacataaagcattatgggTGCATGGTTGATCTTTATGGTCGGGCGGGGAGAGTGGAGGACGCCgtagaatttataaggataatGCCCATGAAGCCTGATATCGGTATATGGGGGGCATTGCTTGGTGCATGCAGGACTCATGGCCATAAAGAGTTGGGAGAACTATTGGCAGCTCAAATTATGAAGATTGCACCTCATGATTCATGTGGGTATCTACTTCTCTCTGATGCGTATGCATCGGATAGGCGATGGGATGATGTAGTTGGTGTGAGGAAAGTGATGAGAGAGATGGTTATCAGGAAGATGCCGGGATTTAGCTCCATATGCAGCTCACAGAGCAGACTGTATGAGCCAGTGGGTTCTCAATGACCGTTTCTTGAACTTGTAGAGATATAGTTGAGGAATCCATGAACAATAAACCTCAAGTTCTCATTGTTCTTGGCAAAATTTTATGCATCATTTAATAAGTTTCTTACAATGCACTGTTCAGGAAATACATTAAGCTTAAGCCCAAATAAAGCTGAAATTATACATGGGATTGAAACAGAGTCCTGTAATTTAGTAGAACTCTTTATATGGatcactgtttttttttttgaacattcAGTTTCACTTCATATTTTCTTCCTTGTGCTGTCTGTTGCATAAGAGCCATTATGTCAGCTCAATAGATCATCAGATTAAACTGATAATGATATATCTCAACAATTACATTGAAAAATGGCAGCCATTGGATGGGAGTATTCTTACGCAATAGCTTTCGTGTAAATAAATTTGAACATGGTGTGGCACAACAAGCCACTTTAGACACTCGTATTCTTAACAAAATCATCATCATTTTCTCCTATGGATCAAAGAAATTACAGCatgctaaaaaataataaacaaatttCACTTATTTTCATGTAATTAAGCTTGAGAATGTGCTAAACAATTATTGCAGAAAGAATGTGTTTTTCTCCATCAATCTTTTCATCAGTGGCATCCCAACTTCCTCTATTTCATGAAAGAGTACGATCTCACGATTCGTGTGGCCTTTTTCTCTTGCTGATCATAAAAATATTTCTGTTCTGAAACCACAATATCCTTGGTGATGACAAGACAACATACATATTACTATGCCACTTCTTCCAAGTCAGGCAGCGACTCATCTAGGCCGGAGTCATATCCAACTTCTGCCATGCGCTGAACCAGCTTTTGTAATGCCTCATAAACTAAATCAGCATTGGGATTCCTTCTGTCACCGGCAATGAAGCTGCATACCTTATTCCTCGCTCCAATCCAACTCTAATTTAACAAAAAGgggcccgacccgacccaaaccCAAAATTCCAAAACATATAAACCTCTTTTTTCTTCGCTCTAAATATCCTTCTCAGTTTATTGAATGGACTCTCATACAAATTCCTCCATTTCTATCTCAACATCTACATCTCCTCTTATCTATTTTcacttaattatatttaaaaattcatattttattgtttgttttggtatattattatttataatatctttaactatatgaatatatattttaaaaacataatttgtAAATTTAAAAATGATCCATCACTTGAATGAAATTAAagatttttgaatgaaaaaaattaaattggttgttttgagctcttttaaagattttaatgaTTTTATACATAATTATCAATTATTATATTTCAGCTATAAAATTGCAAACCTGATTCGACTTGATCCTGACACAAACAcaaatattttggattctaTGTTATACTTGACCTCGACCCATCCAAAATAGGATTGGAAACGGGTTGTGCCAGGCCAGGCCACACCTCTACTTGAGCTCGACCCGAATTTTTTTTGGGCCTCAGTAGAGGCTTAGGCCTCCGgcctcatgaaccaaattgggcCAAAACCCAATTGTAAAACTCTGGCCCAAACCTAATTGGGCCAGCCCAAATTACGTTTTTGGGCCAAAAACTGGCCTGGCCTGAACCCCccaaaaaaatctttcaatgACGCCCAAAATAAAGTAGTTATAATTCAATATCCGGTTGTAAAATTAAGGATAATATAAAACAAATGAAATATTCAACCAATGcttaccaacaaaaaaaaaacattcaacCAATCAAATATACTCTACAGCCCACTAGCCTAATGAACCCATTGGAGACTTGGAGTATTAACCAGACCCATTTTGGAATGAGCCTAAATGATTGAACCGGGCTAGGCTTGGGCCTGAATTCAGGTTCGGACCCGGGCCGGGCCAATGATCTACCGAGCCCTGCCTGAAAAATAAATGGACTCTATAATTAAATACGAACCCAGCTCGAAATTTTTTGGGCTTAGCCTGTAGCCTAAGTTGAAGTTGGCCCAACCCGACGGGCTTCGGGCCGGTCAGAGCCCATTTCCAACCTTAATCTGAAATGACATGTTGGGTTTAAAATCTTTTCTATGAATCTAACCCAACTTTACCTAATCCGCTAATATATTGAGTTTGGGCCCAAAACCAAGACCCGAATATGAAATCAGGTTGTGTTTGGGTCAAGCATGCCTTCGTCATAACCCAACCTATTTGCAAGTCTAATAGTGGTTGGAgtcaataattaaatcaaaaatataaaattttgtgATCCGGTTGATATCATGCTAAGACATTTAATTATCTTTTACAAATTTCCCATAAAACAGTCAATCTAATATTCCTTATCTTTGTCGAACTTATAGAATATGATCGTAAAAAGATTGTGCAATCCATGAAAGGGCCACGAAGTTGACTATTTTTAAGGACACCAAACTTTTTGAAACATTGCACTAAtcagaaaattattttttttacattaGGCTTTTATTGTAATATGGTAGAAACTTTACATGGAAGAGCAACAAGGATCGGCACCTTGATGCAAGTATTCTACCCTTCTCTTTGAGCATTTGAGTTTAGTTTTACAGCTCTTCTTCATTGTGATATCTTGGTGCGAGAGAACATTTTTATCAGCCAATTACTTTGTGAGATCTAGATATCGCTTCCAATGCACCATTGAGTTACCTATAAAATGGACTAAATGCAATTtccaaagtattttttttatctgcACAGTCTTatagtaaaaaataaattttaaatataatttttaatttgggCCGGTATGATATACCATGCATTTTAGGCTCTGCCGCGATGAGGCTAATGAATTAATTATGTTCTCCCTAAGAGGAGAGAAAATAGAAGGGGGAGAATggataaacaaaaaaataaaaaaaatgataggtAGAACGGTCTTCAGATAAAATTCTATTAATTGCACTTTTAAGACTTGAAACCTTTTGCAGCGCACCGGTCGCGTTGTGCTCCCCCAACCctctttttatttcttctactttcttctcttctccaggCCTCGTTGAGCACGAAAGAATCGCCTTCCACAGCATCCACAGCCAATTCCACCACCCAGCCATGGACAACAGCGACGCTCTCCACGTTGTCGTGCTCCCGTTCATAAAATTCAGCCACCTCAACCCCTTCCTCCACCTCTCGAAGCACCTCGCCGGACTCGGCCACCGCGtctccttcctctccatccCGGCCAACATCCAGACCatcgccgccgccccctccacCTTGTCCCCACTCATCCACCTCGTGCCCCTATGCAACCCGGCAGCCGGCGCCGACAGCGACAATTTGGATACCCTCCGAGACCCCTTCGCCAGCTTCCTTCAAAGCCTGTCTCCTCCTCCGGACTGGATCCTCTTCGACTCCGGCTACTACTGGGTCCCCCGCATCGCTGCAGGCCTCGGCGTGCGGTGCTGCTACGTGAACCTCGTCGGCGCGGCCGCCAACGTCTTCATGTGGCCGTTCTTCGCTCTCGCGGCCGACGGCGAGGCCGCCCGGGTGACGGTCGAGCGGCTCACCGCGCCGCCCGACTGGATCCCGTTCCCGACGTCGATGAAGCTCCACCGCCACGAGGCCGGCCAACTCTCGAGCTTCTTTTTCCACCCGAGCATGTCCGGCTTGACCAACGGCTTCCGCGTCGGGTCGGCGGTCCGAGGGTCCGACCTGGTCGCGGTGGAGAGCTGCACCGAGTTCGAGCCCGAATGGATCGCCGCCCTCCCAGATCTCCTCGGGAAGCCGGTGCTCCCACTCGGCCATTTCGCCGCCTGCGCCGCGGATAATAACTCCGATGCCGGCGGCAGCAACTGCGACCATGTCTTCGAGTGGCTCAACAGGAGGG
Encoded proteins:
- the LOC103709715 gene encoding pentatricopeptide repeat-containing protein At1g09190-like — encoded protein: MIVKRYKPLSQASIYHSLIHTTPLLQNLSIPTEDHFPAPPEVAAAPPPPPLTLSHPVLSKLEACPNLHQFSQIHAHAITSGLFHNVFAASRLLRFCTASLSPPDLHLTNLLFSQIQHPDVFCYNLVIKALSFTSYPLNSLSLYRQLLLQGLCPNEYTFCFLLDSCSHGMALWEGRQLHVHLNKHGLAAATFSATSLVHMYGDCGALPDALRAFEQMQLRSNASWGAMVDACIEHGKVFDGLKLFREMRSLGVDPSNATLVSILSGCAEQGDLVSGRAVHGHIAASGLELNVTLGTSLADMYSKNGAIETAMEVFSAMPVRTVASWNCLIHGMAINGHAAGAKCLFEEMLLEGDVCPNEVTFLAILIACSHAGLIEDGVEYFSLMSKAYGMVPNIKHYGCMVDLYGRAGRVEDAVEFIRIMPMKPDIGIWGALLGACRTHGHKELGELLAAQIMKIAPHDSCGYLLLSDAYASDRRWDDVVGVRKVMREMVIRKMPGFSSICSSQSRLYEPVGSQ
- the LOC103709676 gene encoding putative UDP-rhamnose:rhamnosyltransferase 1, whose amino-acid sequence is MDNSDALHVVVLPFIKFSHLNPFLHLSKHLAGLGHRVSFLSIPANIQTIAAAPSTLSPLIHLVPLCNPAAGADSDNLDTLRDPFASFLQSLSPPPDWILFDSGYYWVPRIAAGLGVRCCYVNLVGAAANVFMWPFFALAADGEAARVTVERLTAPPDWIPFPTSMKLHRHEAGQLSSFFFHPSMSGLTNGFRVGSAVRGSDLVAVESCTEFEPEWIAALPDLLGKPVLPLGHFAACAADNNSDAGGSNCDHVFEWLNRREAGTVVYAAFGSEAALTREQVHEIARGLLLSGLPFLWALRSPQGEPDGLLPEGFEDQTAGRGLVCKGWVPQIKILGHPSIGGFLTHCGWNSLLEAFQFGIPFVQLPWFHDQWFYSRLLAEKKVGMEVPRDEEDGSFNGADIAKVLRLVMVDQEGEEIRASARGLRAVLGNKEVHHRHVRNFVEYLKDNRRGAKPPTEA